Proteins encoded together in one Triticum dicoccoides isolate Atlit2015 ecotype Zavitan chromosome 7B, WEW_v2.0, whole genome shotgun sequence window:
- the LOC119338293 gene encoding rRNA 2'-O-methyltransferase fibrillarin 1-like has product MRPPARGGRGGRGFGGRSDGGGRGGRGFGGRSDGGGRGGRGGRGGRTPRGRGGRGGGGRGGAGMKGGSKVVVVPHKHDGVFIAKAKEDALCTKNMVAGESVYGEKRVSVQNEDGTKVEYRVWNPFRSKLAAAVLGGVDNIWIAPGARVLYLGAASGTTVSHVSDIVGPTGLVYAVEFSHRSGRDLVNMAKKRTNVIPIIEDARHPAKYRMLVGMVDVIFSDVAQPDQARILALNASYFLKNGGHFVISIKANCIDSTQAPEAVFAAEVEKLKLEQFKPSEQVTLEPFERDHACVVGGYRMPKKPKAT; this is encoded by the exons ATGAGGCCACCGGCACGAGGAG GACGCGGCGGGAGGGGTTTCGGCGGCAGGAGCGACGGCGGCGGCCGCGGGGGCAGGGGCTTCGGCGGCAGGAGCGATGGCGGCGGCCGCGGGGGCAGGGGCGGCAGGGGAGGCAGGACGCCCAGGGGCCGTGGTGGTCGTGGCGGCGGTGGAAGGGGAGGGGCCGGCATGAAGGGCGGCAGCAAGGTGGTCGTGGTGCCGCACAAGCACGACGGCGTCTTCATCGCCAAGGCCAAGGAGGACGCGCTCTGCACCAAGAACATGGTCGCCGGGGAGTCCGTCTACGGCGAGAAGCGCGTCTCCGTCCAG AACGAGGACGGCACCAAGGTTGAGTACAGGGTGTGGAACCCCTTCAGGTCAAAGCTGGCCGCCGCTGTTCTTGGTGGCGTCGACAACATCTGGATT GCTCCTGGTGCTCGTGTGCTGTATCTTGGTGCTGCCTCTGGAACGACAGTGTCTCATGTGTCTGATATTGTTGGACCG ACTGGGTTGGTGTATGCTGTGGAGTTCTCGCACCGCAGTGGCAGGGATCTTGTCAACATGGCCAAGAAGAGGACCAATGTGATTCCCATCATCGAGGATGCTAGGCACCCTGCCAAGTACCGGATGTTGGTCGGCATGGTTGATGTTATCTTCTCTGATGTTGCACAGCCTGACCAG GCTAGGATCTTGGCCCTTAATGCTTCATACTTCTTGAAGAATGGTGGTCACTTTGTCATTTCAATCAAG GCCAACTGTATCGACTCCACCCAGGCCCCTGAGGCCGTGTTTGCCGCCGAAGTTGAGAAGCTGAAGCTTGAGCAGTTCAAGCCTTCGGAGCAGGTGACCCTGGAGCCCTTCGAGCGTGACCATGCCTGCGTTGTCGGTGGCTACAGGATGCCTAAGAAGCCCAAGGCGACTTGA